The window GATGTGGCGTATACGTACGGTTCAAAAGGGCACTTGGCTTGGGAACTGATGATCAAATATCCGATGCTGTGGCTCAACAAGATAAAGCTATGGGCACTACCACTGATGGCGGTGTATTATGTGTTTACCTTACCGGTGGGCTTGGTATTAATGTATTTTGATATGAGAGTGGATAATAATGTAGGAAACGGCATTTATGCATTAGCCCGAAAGTAAATTGGGTTAGCCAGGAATTAAATTATATTATATTCCTGCTATGAATCGAATTGACCGTTTAACAGCTATCATTATTTATCTTCAGGGACGCCAGAGAGTAACTGTAGATGAACTGGCGAACCGGTACAATATTAGTAATCGTACGGTTTATCGTGACCTTCGAGCGCTGCAGGAAGTGGGCGTTCCTATCGGATCTGAGAAAGGGAAGGGATATTTTATCGTCAAGGGATATCACTTACCGCCGGTCATGTTTGATAAAGATGAAGCAGCGGCCCTGTTGGCCGGGGAACGGCTGATGGAAAAATGGAGCGAAACCAAGCTAAGTCAATCTTATTCCGCTGCCCTGGATAAAATACGAGCCGTCCTCCGAAGCCGGGAAAAGGAATACCTCGATACTTTAGACCAACATACCAAAACATTTACCTATTCGGATGAAAGACAGGTTGAAATTGATAAGCGAGTATTTGGCTTTCTTCAGGATGCCGTAGTTAATGGCACAGTTATTTCAATAGAGTATTATTCGCCTTACAAAGATCAACACACCCAGCGGGACTTGGAACCGCTCGGCCTTCTTATTCGTGGAAACTACTGGTATCTGGCAGCTTGGTGTCGGCTGCGTACCGATTACCGGATGTTTCGAGTTGATCGGATAGAAAGCTATAAAAAAACCGGAGAACAACTGGCCGAATCACCGGAGCATAGCCTGCAAGAGTTTTCGGAACAGAGTCTGCGCGAAGAACAAGACCTGGAGGAAGTAACTGTGCAGTTTGATAAAGAGATGGTTCGTTATCTTGGTGACCAAAAATATTATCGAGGCTGGGTCTCAGAAGAAAAAGTAGATGGTGGAATTAAAATGACCTTTCTTACCTCATCGCTTGAATACTTTGCCCGCTGGCTGCTGATGTGGGGCAAAGGGGTGACGGTCCACCAACCTGAACAGCTTAAAGAACGGATACGAGAGCTGAGTAACGAGTTGTACCGACACCACAGCAGTTAATTTTACTACTACAGAAAATTACTCTTCCATTGACATAGGGTTGTCATAAGCCGGTGT of the Fodinibius sp. Rm-B-1B1-1 genome contains:
- a CDS encoding YafY family protein codes for the protein MNRIDRLTAIIIYLQGRQRVTVDELANRYNISNRTVYRDLRALQEVGVPIGSEKGKGYFIVKGYHLPPVMFDKDEAAALLAGERLMEKWSETKLSQSYSAALDKIRAVLRSREKEYLDTLDQHTKTFTYSDERQVEIDKRVFGFLQDAVVNGTVISIEYYSPYKDQHTQRDLEPLGLLIRGNYWYLAAWCRLRTDYRMFRVDRIESYKKTGEQLAESPEHSLQEFSEQSLREEQDLEEVTVQFDKEMVRYLGDQKYYRGWVSEEKVDGGIKMTFLTSSLEYFARWLLMWGKGVTVHQPEQLKERIRELSNELYRHHSS